The proteins below come from a single Argentina anserina chromosome 1, drPotAnse1.1, whole genome shotgun sequence genomic window:
- the LOC126805078 gene encoding uncharacterized protein LOC126805078, whose amino-acid sequence MLLNSVTTGGDMVLLYASNYHDIHTVVNVSRRYDPKKGIAERLGKDFMEAIKKEGFLDIKNDTGGVAFRVTEESLMDRLSTDMHESCLLIGKECQVLTVHGSDDEIIPVDDAVEFSKIIPNHKLHIVRGANHCYTSHQAELASVVVDYINTALQQDNTTSN is encoded by the exons ATGTTGCTGAATAGTGTTACTACAGGAGGTGATATGGTGCTACTGTATGCTTCTAACTACCATGACATTCATACCGTCGTCAATGTTTCTAGACGTTATGATCCGAAGAAAGGCATTGCAGAACGGTTGGGGAAAGACTTTATGGAAGCGATCAAGAAGGAAGGCTTTCTCGATATCAAGAATGACACAG GAGGTGTTGCTTTCCGCGTGACTGAAGAAAGTTTGATGGATCGCCTTAGTACTGATATGCATGAGTCATGCCTTCTGATTGGCAAAGAATGCCA GGTGTTAACGGTGCATGGATCTGATGATGAGATAATCCCTGTGGATGATGCCGTGGAGTTTTCCAAAATAATACCCAACCACAAATTACATATTGTGCGAGGTGCTAATCATTGTTACACCTCGCATCAAGCTGAGTTAGCTTCAGTTGTGGTGGACTACATAAACACCGCTCTGCAGCAGGACAACACTACTTCCAACTAG